Proteins encoded in a region of the Phacochoerus africanus isolate WHEZ1 chromosome 8, ROS_Pafr_v1, whole genome shotgun sequence genome:
- the NUDT19 gene encoding acyl-coenzyme A diphosphatase NUDT19 codes for MSRPLRPGASNWRRAATVVLAAGWPRWVPAAPSRPPLPAEGFRLLLLERSGKQNFLPGAHVFPGGVMDAADRSSDWLRLFAPHHWPPRFGLGPAPPQRVVFPGLSDSLARAVDGDAGALPDDVAFRICAIREAFEEAGVLLLRPRGPLAAEREPGLALAPSLDLADWRSRVRRDAQHFLRLCAHLDCTPNIWALHNWSGWFTPFRNSDTLRFETMFFLCCLREPPQVLSDSGEIVNCQWLSPLEATESFLSEKVWFAPPQFYEIRRLENFSSLSDLHRFCVDRELEGAESWLSILLITADTLIQLLPGDEMYVEDAHYLENTLVTEKKSEDITKEGKRWHRIVINGWHDYDIHVTVQSKYKHIYPKSFVASKSRL; via the exons ATGAGTCGCCCTCTGCGGCCGGGCGCAAGCAACTGGCGGCGGGCAGCCACTGTGGTGCTGGCGGCCGGCTGGCCGCGCTGGGTCCCTGCCGCCCCATCGCGGCCTCCGCTGCCCGCGGAGGGATtccggctgctgctgctggagcgCTCTGGAAAGCAAAACTTCCTTCCCGGGGCGCACGTCTTCCCGGGCGGGGTCATGGACGCGGCAGACCGCTCGTCCGACTGGCTGCGCCTTTTCGCGCCGCACCACTGGCCGCCCCGCTTCGGCCTCGGGCCCGCGCCGCCCCAGCGCGTCGTCTTCCCGGGGCTGTCAGACTCCCTGGCCAGAGCCGTCGATGGGGATGCGGGAGCGCTGCCGGATGACGTCGCCTTCCGCATCTGCGCCATTCGCGAGGCCTTCGAAGAGGCGGGGGTGCTGCTGCTGCGGCCCCGGGGCCCCCTGGCTGCAGAGCGGGAGCCGGGCCTCGCCCTCGCGCCGTCGCTGGACCTGGCTGACTGGCGCTCCCGCGTCCGCCGCGATGCGCAGCACTTCCTGCGCTTGTGCGCGCACCTCGACTGCACCCCGAACATCTGGGCGCTGCACAACTGGAGCGGTTGGTTCACGCCCTTCAGGAACTCCGACACCCTCCGCTTCGAGACCATGTTCTTCCTGTGCTGCCTGCGAGAGCCGCCCCAGGTCCTCTCGGACTCGGGGGAGATAGTGAACTGCCAG tggttatCTCCGTTAGAGGCAACTGAAAGTTTCCTGTCAGAGAAGGTTTGGTTTGCACCCCCACAGTTCTACGAAATAAGAAGACTAGAAAACTTCAGCTCTCTCTCTGACTTGCACAGATTTTGTGTGGATCGTGAATTAGAAGGGGCAGAAAGTTGGCTGTCCATCTTGTTAATAACTGCTGATACGTTGATCCAGCTTTTACCAG gaGATGAGATGTATGTCGAAGATGCACACTATTTAGAAAATACTCTGGTCactgaaaaaaagagtgaagacatCACTAAGGAGGGCAAGAGATGGCACCGGATAGTGATCAATGGCTGGCATGATTACGACATCCATGTGACCGTTCAGtcaaaatataaacacatttatCCCAAGAGCTTCGTAGCAAGTAAGAGCCGTTTGTAG